A DNA window from Pleuronectes platessa chromosome 19, fPlePla1.1, whole genome shotgun sequence contains the following coding sequences:
- the atp5fa1 gene encoding ATP synthase subunit alpha, mitochondrial yields MLSVRVAAALARALPRRAGFVSKNVAAACVGAKSLHTTRPWLQKTGTAEVSSILEEKILGADTSCDLEETGRVLSIGDGIARVYGLRNVQAEEMVEFSSGLKGMSLNLEPDNVGVVVFGNDKLIKEGDVVKRTGAIVDVPVGVELLGRVVDALGNAIDGKGPLGSNERRRVGLKAPGIIPRISVREPMQTGIKAVDSLVPIGRGQRELIIGDRQTGKTAIAIDTIINQKRFNDGTDEKKKLYCIYVAIGQKRSTVAQLVKRLTDAKAMEYTIVVSATASDAAPLQYLAPYSGCSMGEYFRDNGKHALIIYDDLSKQAVAYRQMSLLLRRPPGREAYPGDVFYLHSRLLERAAKMNDNFGGGSLTALPVIETQAGDVSAYIPTNVISITDGQIFLETELFYKGIRPAINVGLSVSRVGSAAQTKAMKQVAGTMKLELAQYREVAAFAQFGSDLDAATQQLLSRGVRLTELLKQGQYCPMAIEEQVTVIYAGVRGYLDKMEPSKITRFESTFLQHVLSQHKDLLAAIRTDGMISEASDAKLKQVVLTFLSSFE; encoded by the exons ATGTTGTCAGTTCGCGTCGCAGCGGCTCTCGCCCGCGCTTTACCTCGACGGGCTGGATTT GTATCCAAGAACGTCGCTGCAGCATGTGTAGGCGCCAAGAGTCTACACACTACCCGCCCATGGCTGCAGAAAACAG GCACTGCCGAGGTCTCATCCATTCTTGAGGAGAAGATACTGGGAGCTGACACCAGTTGTGATTTGGAAGAGACTGGTCGCGTGCTGTCCATCGGTGATGGTATTGCCAGAGTGTACGGTCTTAGGAATGTCCAGGCTGAGGAGATGGTGGAGTTCTCCTCTGGGCTCAAG GGCATGTCTCTGAACTTGGAGCCAGACAACGTTGGTGTTGTGGTGTTCGGTAACGACAAACTGATCAAGGAGGGCGACGTTGTCAAGAGAACAGGCGCTATTGTAGACGTGCCCGTTGGTGTAGAGCTCCTGGGCCGTGTGGTCGATGCTCTGGGAAACGCCATCGATGGAAAG ggCCCCCTCGGCTCTAATGAACGTAGGCGTGTAGGTCTGAAGGCCCCTGGTATCATCCCCCGTATCTCTGTGAGGGAGCCCATGCAGACTGGCATCAAAGCCGTGGACAGTCTGGTGCCCATCGGTCGTGGACAGCGTGAACTCATCATTGGAGACAGGCAGACTGG CAAAACCGCCATCGCCATCGACACAATCATCAACCAGAAACGTTTCAACGATGGAactgatgagaagaagaagctgtaTTGCATCTACGTCGCTATTGGCCAGAAGAGATCCACAGTGGCTCAGCTGGTGAAGAGGCTCACAGACGCCAAGGCCATGGAGTACACCATCGTGGTGTCTGCCACCGCCTCCGATGCCGCCCCACTGCAGTACCTTGCTCCCTACTCCGGCTGCTCCATGGGAGAGTACTTCAGGGACAACGGCAAGCACGCCCTGATCATCTATGACGATCTGTCCAAGCAG GCCGTCGCCTACCGTCAGATGTCTCTGCTGCTCCGTCGTCCCCCCGGTCGTGAGGCCTACCCAGGAGATGTCTTCTATCTGCATTCCCGTCTGCTGGAGAGAGCCGCCAAGATGAATGACAACTTCGGCGGCGGCTCCCTCACAGCCCTCCCTGTTATCGAGACACAGGCTGGCGACGTGTCAGCCTACATTCCAACCAATGTCATCTCCATCACAGACGGACAG ATCTTCTTGGAGACTGAGCTGTTCTATAAGGGTATCCGCCCAGCCATCAACGTcggtctgtctgtgtctcgtGTCGGGTCTGCTGCCCAGACCAAGGCCATGAAGCAG GTGGCCGGCACCATGAAGCTGGAGCTTGCCCAGTACCGTGAGGTGGCCGCCTTCGCTCAGTTTGGTTCTGACTTGGACGCTGCCACTCAGCAGCTTCTGAGCCGTGGTGTTCGTCTGACAGAGCTCCTGAAACAGGGGCAGTACT gtcCCATGGCTATTGAAGAACAGGTCACGGTCATTTATGCTGGTGTGAGAGGATACCTGGACAAAATGGAGCCAAGCAAGATCACCAGGTTCGAGAGTACGTTCCTGCAGCACGTTCTGAGCCAGCACAAAGACCTGCTGGCAGCTATTAG GACTGATGGCATGATCTCTGAGGCATCTGATGCCAAGCTCAAGCAGGTTGTCCTGACCTTCCTCTCCAGCTTTGAGTAA
- the hwa gene encoding protein huluwa, translated as MSHISPTTPPSLTEGYPVTNLTLVVLLLIPCVVILLLLNCLFLGYKFLILSKGSGGRQKREDAEEMLLQSGLHRVGRASDSPFPPPQDGRRVYVSVSEPILPHPVTSSRASSRERAGVEQRIRLLRPDGATGSGSLRAPSTIRATSPAAGFCPRLDLACGSRIHGVGKARWCRSAPLLPQSSDSEAETRVNLVPPNSPMQETEHVGFIYRSSAYEMLTDVNPAAAVYVFDKVDMECEYNSRPSETSCLNTSAVGPGLDSDFGASAGVSLRILSADSDGLSNGVLGSALDWDYYDPCYVRQNNVPKHKHHRPAVHTKQYWV; from the exons ATGTCGCACATAAGTCCGACCACGCCACCCAGTCTGACAGAAGGTTACCCAGTGACAAACCTGACTTTGGTCGTCCTTCTGCTCATCCCCTGCGTggtcatcctgctgctgctcaactGCCTCTTCCTGGGCTACAAGTTCCTCATCCTGTCGAAGGGCAGCGGCGGCAGACAGAAGCGGGAGGACGCGGAGGAGATGCTCCTGCAGTCCGGCCTGCACAGAGTCGGGAGGGCGTCCGACTCGCCCTTTCCCCCGCCGCAGGACGGGAGGAGAGTCTACGTGTCCGTGTCGGAGCCCATCCTGCCGCACCCTGTCACCTCTTCCAGGGCCTCGTCCAGGGAGAGGGCCGGGGTGGAGCAGAGGATCCGGCTCCTGAGGCCGGACGGCGCCACCGGCTCGGGGTCCTTGAGGGCGCCGAGCACCATCAGGGCCACTTCCCCTGCGGCAGGTTTCTGCCCCAGACTGGATCTGGCCTGCGGATCACGGATACACGGCGTTGGCAAAGCCCGCTGGTGCAGGAGCGCTCCGCTTCTACCGCAGTCCAGCGACTCTGAGGCCGAAACCAGAGTCAACCTTGTTCCGCCAAACTCTCCCATG CAGGAGACAGAACATGTGGGTTTTATTTATCGGAGCAGTGCCTATGAGATGCTGACCGATGTGAATCCAGCTGCCGCAGTGTACGTGTTTGACAAAGTAGACATGGAGTGCGAGTACAACAGCCGTCCCTCTGAGACGTCCTGCCTCAACACATCTGCTGTGGGTCCTGGACTCGACAGCGACTTTGGTGCAAGTGCAG GTGTCTCCCTGCGGATTTTGTCAGCAGACAGTGACGGCCTGTCCAACGGTGTGCTGGGTTCAGCCTTGGATTGGGATTATTATGACCCCTGCTACGTCAGGCAGAATAATGTGCCCAAACATAAGCACCACAGGCCGGCAGTTCACACCAAACAGTACTGGGTCTAA